GCGGGCTCGGATGCGGCCAACATCAGGATGACCGCCCGCCGGGACGGCGACGACTGGATACTGCGCGGCGAGAAGGTCTTCATCACCGGCGGGAACGAGGCCGACTTCGCCATCGTCGTGGCCGTCACCGACCCCGACCTGGGCGCCAGGGGCGGCTCCACCGCCTTCCTCGTCGACCGCGAGATGGGCTGGCGATCGGAGTACATCGACACGATGGGCGAGGGCGGCCCCGCCGCGCTGGTCTTCGACGACGTCCGGGTGCCCGGCCGCAACGTCCTCGGCGAGATCGGCCAGGGCTTCACGCTGGGCATGCAGTGGATCGGCAAGGGCCGCTACGCCATTCCCTCCCAGGGGATCGGCATCGCCGAGCGGGCGCTGGGCATGGCGGTGGAGTACGCCAACACCAGGGAGACGTTCGGCCGGACCATCGGTTCCAACCAGGCCGTCCAGTGGATGATCGCCGACTCCGAGGTGGAGCTGGAGGCGGCCAGGGCGCTCGTGCTGCGGGCCGCGTGGACCGTCGATCAGGGCATCGACCCCCGGCACGCCTCGGCCCAGGCCAAGCTGTTCGGCGCGGCCATGGTCAACCGGGTCGTCGACCGGGTGATGCAGATCCACGGCGGCATCGGCTACACCCGTGAGCTGCCCATCGAGAAGTGGTACCGGCAGGTCCGGCTGTTCCGCATCTTCGAGGGCACCGACGAGATGCTGCGGCTGATCATCTCCCGCGACCTGTTGCGCGGACACACCAAGATCGGCGGCCACCTCGGCTGAGGTGACCTCTTCGTCGACGACTTCTGGAGGGTCCATGTCTCTGTCGCTGGCCTGCATCCTGGCCGAGGCCGCCCGCACCCATCCCGATCGGGTGGCCGTGATCGACGACGCCGTCCGTCTCACCTACGCCGAGTTGTGGGCCGAGGTCCGTTCGCTGGCCGCCGGGCTGCGGGAACTCGGCGTCCGGCCGGGCGACCGGGTCGCGTTGATGGCGGCCAACTCGGCCGACTTCCCTCGCGCCTACTTCGCCGTGCTCACCGCCGGGGCCGTCGTCGTCCCGGTCCACCTGCTGCTCGCCCCGCAGGAGATCGCACATGTGCTGCGGGACAGCGGTTCGACACTGCTGCTCAGCGATCGGGCGCTCGCCCCGGCCGCCGTGCGCGGCGGCGCGGCCCTCGACCTGCCGGTGGTCACCGTCGGGGCCCCCGAGGGCGACGGGCCGCCGAGGCTGGAGGACGTCGCGGGGCGGGTGAGCCCACTGGCGACGCTGTGCACCCGGTCGGCCGAGGACCCGGCGGTGATCCTCTACACCAGCGGGACCACCGGGACGCCCAAGGGTGCCGTACTCAGCCAGCTCAACCTGGTCATGAACGCCACCGTCAACGCCTACGACGCCAACGACACCCGGCAGGTGGACGTCGTCATGGGCTGTCTGCCGCTCTTCCACGCCTTCGGGCAGACGGTCGCGATGAACACCGCGTTCCGGGTCGGCGCCACGCTCGTGCTGATGCGGCGCTTCGAGCCCGTCGCCGCGCTCGAACTGATGGTGGAACACCACGTCACGATCTTCCACGGCGTGCCGACGATGTACGTCGCCTTGCTGGCGGCGGCCCGCACGCTGCCCCGCGCGGCGCTGCCGTCGCTGCGCCTGAGCGTCTCCGGCGGGGCCTCGCTGCCCTCGGCGGTGCTGGAGCAGTTCGAGCAGCGGTTCGAGACCACCGTCTACGAGGGCTACGGCCTGTCCGAGACCTCGCCGACCGCCACCACCAATCAGCCGAGGATGGGCACCCGGCCGGGCACCGTGGGCCATCCGATCTGGGGCGTGGAGGTGGAGATCGCCCGGCATGACGTGCTCGGGAGCATCGAACTGCTGCCGACGGGCGAGCTGGGGGAGATCGTGATCCGGGGGCACAACGTGTTCCTCGGCTATCACAACCGTCCCGAGGCGACGGCCGAGGCCGTCGTGGACGGCTGGTTCCGCAGCGGGGACCTGGGAACCAAGGACGCCGACGGCTTCATCACGGTGGTCGACCGGACCAAGGACGTCATCATCCGGGGCGGGTTCAACGTCTATCCCAGCGAGGTCGAGGACGCCCTCATGCGTCATCCGGGGATCAGGCAGGTGGCGGTGATCGGTCTGCCGCACCCTCGGCACGGGGAGGAGGTGTGCGCCGTCGTGGTGGCCGCCGATCCCGCCGCGCCGCCGACCGCCGCGCAGCTCGTGGAGTGGGCGACCGACCGCATCGGCAGACACAAGTACCCCCGGCTGGTCGAGCTGGTCTCCGAGCTGCCGCTCGGCCCCAGCGGCAAGGTCCTCAAGCGGGAGCTGCGCCGCCGGTACGCCGCCGCCGAGTCCGAGTCCGGGGCGGGGGAGTCGGACTCGTCGGAGCCGGGAGCGCCGGCGGCGGGGGAGGCTGCGGCCGTCGCGTCGGGCGAGCAGACCAGGCCCCACGGCGGCTGATCGGCTGCTCTCGTTCCCAGGCCGATCGGCATCGCCGTCGGCGCCTGCGGGTCGGGCAGGCCGGACGCCGACCGCCCGCACAGCGTTGCAGAACTCGGCGGGCCCCTGCGCGGGGCGCCCGCCCTCGTCACCGAGGAGGACTCGTGCGGGTCTGGCAGGTCCACGAACACGGCGAACCGGGTGCGGTGCTCGTCGAGGAGGACGTCGACGTCCCGGCACCCGGCCCAGGGCAGATTCGGGTGCGGGTGCTCGCCGCCGCCGTCAACTTCGCCGACGTCCTGCTCTGCCGGGGTCGGTACCAGGTGCGGCCGCCGCTGCCCTTCACCCCCGGCGTCGAGTTGTGCGGCGAGGTCGTCGCGATCGGGCCGGAGGCCTACGGGCACAGGGTGGGGGACCGGGTGATCGGCCTGTCGGTGCTGCCGCGCGGTGCCTTCGGCGAGTACACCGTGATGGCCGCCGAGGCCGCCCTGCCCGCTCCGGCGGTGCTCAGCGACGCGGAGGCCTCCGCGCTGTGCATCGGTTATCAGACCGGCTGGTTCGGTCTGCATCGGCGGGCGGCGCTGCGGGCGGGCGAGGTCCTGCTCGTCCATGCCGCCGCGGGCGGGGTCGGCAGCGCCGCCGTCCAGCTCGGCGCGGCGGCGGGCGCCACCGTCATCGGGGTCGTCGGCAGTGCCGCCAAGGCCGAGGTGGCGCGGGAGTCGGGGGCCGACATCGTCGTGGTGCGGGGCGAGGCGGACTTCGTCGACGTGGTGAAGGAGGCCACCGACGGCCGGGGCGCCGACGTGGTCTACGACCCCGTCGGCGGTGACTCCTACCAGCGCTCCACCAAGTGCATCGCCTTCGAGGGACGCATCGTCGTGGTGGGCTTCGCGGGCGGGGTGATCCCGCAGCCCGGCCTCAATCACGCGCTGGTGAAGAACTACTCGATCCTGGGCCTGCACTGGGGGCTGTACGCCCGCCGCGACCCGAACGCGGTGGCGGCGGCACATCTGGAGTTGAGTCGGATGGCGGGCGAGGGGACGGTGCGTCCGCTGGTCGCCGAGCGGGTCGGCCTGGCCGCCGTCCCCGATGCGCTCCAGCGGCTGGCCGACGGCCGCACGGTCGGCAGGCTCGTCGTCGAGCCGGGCCGCTGAGGGGGCGAGCGCCGGGCGGAGCTGCCCGGCGGCGGTCCGGAGAAAGGGTTCCCTGCCGCCGGAGGAAGCCATGCCACGGCGACTCGGCGGCGGCCCACGTCTGCCTCCGTCCGTGTCGCGGCCCGGCAGGCGTGGCGGCAACGGGTCCGTCCACTATGGGCACGAGCCACTCGCGGGGACACCGGAGCTGAGCCTCGTCATGGGCAGTACGCGACCGACGGGGGGCGGCCTCGACGGTGGGCGCAGGCCGCGCCGACGGCGAACGGATTGCTCGTCGAGTCGCTGCGCCTGTTCCGCGCGGTCGAACGCGGCGGTGGGGCCGCCCCACGCCGCCCATCGCGTCGCCGCTGCGCACCGGCGAAGACGAGCCGTCGACCCCGCCGCCCGCGTTGCGTGAGCGACGCCGGAACCACGGCGACGAGCCCGGCCGAGGTGGCTCAGCATGGCGAACTCCCGCAGCGAGGGCCGATCCGCCGGTCGCCGCAGCCCAGCGGCTCCGGTCTGTCACGGTGCCCAGGAGCGCGGGCACTCCGATGTGAGCGGTCACAGCGTGGCGCTTGCGCCTGCTGGAGCGGACCCGATGACGACGGAGCCCTGACCAGTGCCTTTCACCGGCCGTCACGGTTCAGGACGAGGGCGGGCCGGGGAACCGGCCGTGCCGTCGCCTCTTCCCCGGCACGTAACCCGTGCGTAACTTGATCAGGGTGATCGGAGTGCCTGACAGGGCGGTCGGTATCCGAGTACACGGCCGGGCCGCCGAACGAACGGCGATCGACGAGCTGCGCAGGCAGGCGCGTGACGGGCGCGGCGGTGCGCTGCTCATCCTGGGTTCTCCGGGACTGGGCCGGACCACCCTGCTGGAGCACGGCGCCCGGTGCATCCCGGCTGCCACGGTGCTGCGCACCTGTGCGGTGGCCGCCGAGTCGAGTCTGCGACACAGCGGGCTGCACGCGCTGCTGCGTCCGGTCGCCGACCGGCTGCACGCCGTCGGTGACTCCCGGACCCGGCCGCTGCTGGCCGCCATGGACCTCGTCGACCAGGACGTCGACCCCGTGGATCACGAGGCGAGTGCCGTCGTTCCGGTCGTGGCCGCCGTCGACGCTCCCGCCCGGCGACCCCGCTCGGCGCGCTCTGCACCGTCGCCGGGACTCATGGCGCAGTCGGTCCCTACTCCCCGCGAGTCGCCCGAGACGGACGCGGGCCGCGTCGGCCGAGCACTGCTGCACGCGTTGGCAGGCCTGGCGGCCGAGGGCGGCCTGCTGTGCTGCGTCGACGACGCCGACCAGTTGGACCCGGCCTCCCGCGCGGCCCTCTCCTTCGCCGTCCGCCGACTGACGCCCGCCCACGGGGTGACCGTGCTGCTGACGGCGCGCCAGGACGCCCGGCGATGGCCGCCGGAGATCCCGGTGCGCAGGCTCCGGCCGCTCACCGAGTCCGACGCCGCCGCGATGCTGGACGACCTCGTGGCAGGCCCGCTGCGACCGACGGTTCGTGAGCTGCTGCTGCACAGCGGCCGGGGCGTCCCCCGGCTCCTCACCGAACTGGTCGCCGGGCTCGCACCCGGCCAGCTCGCAGGCCTCGTCCCGCTGCCCCGGCACCTGCTGCCAGCGGCGTCGCTGTCGTGGCTGGTCAGGACCCGGCTGGACGGGCTGCCCGGTGACACCCGGCTGCTGCTTCTACTCGCCGCAGTGGAATTGGAGATCGAGGGCGTCGTGGACGTCGGTGTCCTGCTGCGCGCGGCCGAGCGGGCCGGACTGCACCCGAGTTGCCTGGAACCCGCCGAGGCCGCGGGCCTGGTGCGGGTGGACGGACCCGGTCTCGGCTTCGCGGACCGACTCCTGCCCGAGGCCGTGTACCGGGGCGAGTCGCAGGCCAGACGTCGGTCGGCGCACGGGCTGCTGGCCGCCGTGGCGGACGATCCGGAGCGGTCGCTGCGCGCGCTGCGGCATCGCGCGGCCTGCGCCGTCGGCCCCGATGCCGCTCTGGCGGACGCGATCGAGGCGGCGGTCGACCGCGTCGGGTCCGACGGCGACGCCTGCACGGCTGCCGCGTCCGCCTGCTCGGACGCGTTGTCCAGGGCTGCGGAGCTGACCGGGGACCGGGATCGTCGCGGCGCCCGGCTGATCCGCGCCGCCGAGCACGCCTGGGCGGCGGGCCGGACCGACCAGGTCAGGTCGCTGCTCGCTCGATCCGGAGCCTCGACGAGGTCGGCGACGCTGCGGGGCCGGACCGAGTACCTCCGGGGGATCGTCGAACTGCGGGACGGCATCGTCGAGGACGCGCGGGAGGCCCTGCTCCTGGCGGCGGCTCTGCTGAGCGAGTCTGCGCCCGGTCTGGCGGCCGAGGCGCTCGCGAAGACGGCGGAGGCCTGTTGGACGGCGGGTGATCGTCGCGGCCTGGCGACGGTGACGGGCGCCGTCGCGGCGTTGCGCGCCGATGCCCCGACACCGCCTCGGCGGGTGGACGACGCCGCCGGTCTGCTCCCCGTCTTGCGCGGTGATCACCGTGCCGCGACCGCCACCGTGCGCGAACTGCGCCGCCGGGCGGCGGGCGAGGCCGCGCCGGAGGTCCTGCTCGACATCGCGACCAGCGCCGCGATCCTCGGCGCATCGGCCCTGGCCAGGCAGGCGGGCAGCCGGGCGGTGGCGCGGGCCAGAGCGGGCGGTCGGACGGCGATCGTCCCTCGGGCCTTGGAACTGCTCGTCTACGCGGAGCTGCGCCTCGGTGAACATGCCAGGGCGGCCGAGCACGCCGTGGCGGGGCTGGCCGCCGCCCGGACAGCGGGGCAGGGCAACTGCGCACTGCATCTGCGGGCCGCGTTGGCGATGTCCGCCGCCGTCGCGGGGGACGCCGTCGCCTGCCGAGAGCACGCGGCCGCCGTCATCGCGACGGGCCGAGCCCGAGGACTCTCGTTGGCCGTGAGTCTGGCCGAATGGAGTCTCGCGCGGCTCGATCTGTCGCTGTCCCGCCCGAAGGAGGCGGCGGATCGACTGTTTCCGCTGGTACAGGGCAGATCCGGGCACAGTCATTTCGCGGTGCGGTTCCTGGCCGTGCCGTGTCTGGTGGAGGCCTCGGTCCTTGCCCGGGATCCTCGGCCCGTCGGCGGGCTGCTGCGGCGCTTCGAGCAGCGGGTCCGCGCGGTCGGGGACACGGTGGCCCTCGCGCAGGCGTTGCGCTGTCGGGCGCTGCTCGACGCGGACCCGGCCGAGGCGGACGCCCTGTTCGGCGCGGCACTGCGGCTGCACGAGGCCGTGGGAACGGAGTTCGAGTGCGCCAGGACCCGACGCCTGCACGGCGAGTTCCTCCGCAGGCGGCGACGCCCACGGGAGGCCAGGGAGCAGCTGCGCGGCGCGCTGCGGCATTTCGAGAGCTGTGGGGCCCGGATCTGGGCCGACCGGGTCCGGGACGAGCTGCGCGCGACGGGTGCGGCGACGGGCGGCCGAGGCGGACTGCTGGGCAGGCTCACCCCGCAGCAGCTCCGCATCTCCCGCCAGGTCGCGGCGGGCGCGACCAATCGCGAGGTCGCCTCGACGCTGTGCCTGAGCCCGCGCACCATCGACCACCACCTGCGCAACGTGTTCGCCGCGCTCGGGGTGCGGTCTCGCGTCGAGCTGGTGCACGTCCTGGCGGCGGAGACGGGCGACGACGTGGTCGAGGTGCCTGCCCGCCAGGAGCCGCCCGGCGCGGCGGGGGTGCGGCGCCGCCGACCTCCGGGTGGGACGACCCCGCAGGAGACCACCCCGCATGCGCCGCGAGGACCCGCCGTGTCCGGGTCGGGGCGACCAGGGGCGGGCCTGCGGTGAGGCGGGTCGCCGCCTCGACAGGGTCGGGCGCCCCCGAGCGGCCGCCGGGCCGACCGTGCTCCGGGCGGCGTCGCGCCCCGCCGCGGGTCGAGCCTGCCTCCGCCGACGACCCGCCGCGCCCGGGGACCGATGCGGCGGAAGCGGCGGAAGTCCGCGAGTCGAGAGCCGTGAATCAGCGCCCATGTCGAGGTCGAGGGAGAGCCATGGTGAGACCGATGACGGCGGGCCGCACGGGCGCCGAGTCGTCAGAGCCCGTCGGGCCGCCGATGTTCGGCGGCAGGCTGCGCCGCGTCGAGCCGCAGCACGGGTCGGCGTCCTCACGATCCGCCCGGCTGGACGCCCGGTCGCTGCCCGGCCTGCCCGAGGCCAGACCGCCCATCCGGTCCAGGGCGGACGGCACGGCGGTCGCGCTGCTGCACCGGACCGCCGCCGTGCTGCTCGGCGAACTCCCCGAGCTGACCGATCGGCTGGTGACCTCGCTGCGGGCGCAGGAGTCGGCCTACCGAGCGGCGGCGGTGGACCGTGATGAGCTGTGGCAGGAGGTGCACGAGTCCCTGGAGAACAACGTGCGTGCCCTGCTGCGGCCGAAGGAGACCAGGGAGCCCGCGCGGCGGTGCTCTTGGCGGATCGGCGCGCTGCGTGCCGAACAGGGCATTCCGCTGGACGCGCTGCTGCACGCCTTCCGGCTGGGCGGCGGCATCGTCTGGCAGGGCCTGGTGGAGACCGCGACCCGGAACGATCCCGACGACGTCCACCTGCTCGTCCACGTGGCGGCTGACGTCTGGAACTTCGTCGACGAGCACTGTGGACTGGTCGCCGAGGCCTACCGGCAGGTGGAGACCAGGCTGACCAGGCGCCGCCACGAGCGGCTGCGGGCCCTGGTGGGAGCCGTGCTCGACGGGGCTGCGCGCATCGCCGACGTCCCGGCGGTCGCCGCCGCGCTCGACCTGCCGGAACACGGCCGCTACGCGGTGGTCGTCGTGACCGGCGGCGAACGCAGCTCCTACCGGGGCTCCTTCCTACCGCCGGAGGTCGCGGGCGCGCGGATCGTCTGGCACATCGGCGCGGAGTCCGATCGGGGCATCGTGCTGCTCGGCGCCGAACGCGGCCTCGAGGAACTGGCCCGATCGCTGCGGGTTCCCGCAGGCGGGCGAGCGGGCATCAGCCCGGTGGCGGGCGGACTCGCGGCGCTGGGCTCGGCCTGTCGGCTCGCCGAGATCGCGGTGACCACCTGCACTCGGGACGGCGAGGCGGCGCTGCTGCACGACCACCTGCCCGCCGCAATGGCCGTCTCCTGCCCGGATCTGGGCGCCGCGCTCGTCGAGCGCGCCCTCGGCCCCGTCCTCGCGCTGGACGCGCCCGACCGGGAACTGCTGCTGTCGACGGTGACCGCCTGGCTCGACAGCGACGGATCGGCGCTGCGAGCAGGCAGTCTGCTGTTCTGCCACCGCAACACCGTGCTCAACCGACTACGCCGCTTCGAGCAGCTCACCGGCCGATCGCTGAACCGGCCCCGCGACCTCGTTGAGCTGTCCCTCGCGCTGGAGGCCCGCCGAGTCTTGCCGTGAGGCCCTCTCCGGCGGGCGGCGGGCGGCGGGCGGGCCGGCGTCGCGGCGGGCCGGGCCCGCACGGGCGGCCGAGGAGTGGCCGCGCCGTGCGAGCGAGATCACTCGGCCGGGTACAGCCGGGAGACGGTCTGCGCGACACAGCACGGGCGCTCGGCGTCTCGCGCCGTGACGGTGACGGTCGCGACGAGCTGGAGGGCGCCGTCTCCGAGCGGCGTCGCCTCGTCGATCCGGCTGGTGGCCCGGACCGCGCTGCCGGTGCGCAGCGGTGCCGGGAACCGCACGCGGTTGAGTCCGTAGTTCACCCCGGTCCGCACGCCCGCCACCCGGTACAGGCCCCGGTTGAGCATCGGCAGCAGCGACAGGGTCAGGTAGCCGTGCGCGACGGTCCCGCCGAACGGGCCGTCCGCCGCCCGCTCCGGATCGGTGTGAATCCACTGTCGATCCTCGGTGGCCTCGGCGAAGGCGTCGACGCGGGCCTGCTCGATCGACTCCCACGGGCCGGGGCCGATCACGATGCCCACCGCCTCGGACAGCTCGGCGAACGAGGCGAAGACGCGCAACGGGACCGCGTCCGAGGTCGGCTCCGGAGCCGCCGACCGCGCGCCCGCCCCGACCGCCGCGTCACCCGCTCCGGCCGGGTCCTGGGAAACCGCCGCACGTGGGCCGGGAACGCGATCGTCTTCGGCATCGCCTCGGGCGGTCACCGCGCACCGCCGTTGACGTAGAGCGTCTGGCCGCTGACGTAGGACGCCGCGTCGGAGGCGAGGAAGGCGATCACCTCGGCCACCTCCGTCGGTTGTCCCACCCGGCGCAGCGGGATCTGTGTCGCGGCCCGCTGCTGGTGATCGTCGGCCTCCAGCCCCACGCGCTGGGCGGTGGCCGCCGTCATCGCGGTGGCGATGTAGCCGGGTGCCACGGCGTTGACCGTCACCCCGAAGGGGCCCAGCTCGATGGCCAGCGTCGCCGTCAGGCCCTGGACGCCCGCCTTGGCCGCCGCGTAGTTGACCTGGCCTCTGGCGCCCAGCGCCGAGCGGCTGCTGAGATTGACGATGCGGCCGTATCCGGCGGCCACCATGGGCTGCTGCGCCGCGTGGCAGCAGAGGAACATGCTGGTCAGATTGGTCGAGATGACTGCGTCCCACTCGGCGGCGGGCATCTTGAACAACAGGTTGTCCCTGGTGATCCCGGCGTTGTTGACCAGGATGTCCAGCCTGCCGAAGCGGTCGAGGACCTGGGCGGTCATCGCCGCCACGTCACGCTCCACCGCGACGTCGCAGCCGATCGCGACGGCGGTGCCGCCCGCCTCGACGATCTCCGCCGCGACGGGCCTGGCCCGGTCCTCGGTCAGGTCGACCACGGCCACCGACGCCCCGTCGGCGGCCAGCCTGCGCGCCGTGGCGGCGCCGATGCCCTGCGCGGCACCGGTGACGACGGCGATCCGTTCGGCGAATCTGCTCACGGTGATCCCTCTCTCGATGATGTGACGTCTCGGTCGTCTCTCACGGGTGTGTCGGCGGTCGGGGTGGCGTCTTCGGTGGCTCTTGATGCCATGCCGCCGCAGGCCTTTCGTTGATCAATCGCGGTCGATCAGCATCGCCGTGCCCTGTCCGACGCCGACGCACAGCGTCGCCAGTCCTCGCCTCGCGCCGGTCCGCCGCATGCGGTGCAGCAGGGTGGTCAGGATTCGAGCGCCGGAACAGCCGAGGGGATGCCCGAGGGCGATGGCTCCGCCGTCGGGGTTGACCAGCTCCGCAGGCAGGTCGAGCGCATCGACGACGGCGAGCGTCTGCGCCGCGAACGCCTCGTTGACCTCCACCGCGTCCAGGTCCGCCACGCGTCGGCCCGTCCTGGCGGTCACGGCGCGGACGGCGGGCACCGGTCCCAGCCCCATGACGTCGGGGTGCACGCCGACGCTGGCGCCTCCCGCGTAGCGGCCGAACGGCGTGACCCCGAGATCGGCCAGCGCCGAGTCGCTCACCAGCAGCAGGCCTGCGGCGCCGTCGTTCAGCGGCGAGGAGTTGCCCGCCGTCACGGTGCCCCCGGCGCGGAACGCGGGGCGCAGGCTCGCGAGTCGCGCAGGCGAGGTGTCCTCCCGGATGCCCTCGTCGGCGTCGACGAGATCGCCGTCGGGGGTGCGGACCGGCAGCAGCTCGTCGTCGAAGCGGCCTGCTGCCCGAGCCTCGGCCGCCCGGCGATGGCTGCGCAGCGCGAAGGCGTCCTGACGCTCCCGTGAGATCGAGCACCGGGTCGCCACCTCCTCGGCCGTCTCGCCCATCGCCAGCACGCCGTGTCGCTCGCCCGCCTTCTCGTTGACCAGCCGCCAGCCCAGCCTGGTGTCGGCCAGTTCCATCGTGTGAGGCAGACCGTCGGCGGGACGCGGTAGCACGAACGGGGCTCGACTCATGGACTCCGAACCGCCCGCCAGCACGACCTCGGCCTCGCCTGCGGCGATCGCCCGAGCGCCGGTGATCACCGCCTCCAGCCCGGAGGCGCACAACCGGTTCACCGTCGCCCCCGGCACCGAGTCCGGCAGGCCCGCGAGCAGCACGGCCATCCTGGCCACGTTCCGATTGTCCTCACCGGACTGATTGGCCGCGCCCCAGTAGACGTCGTCGATCCTCGCCGGGTCCATGGCCGGCACGTCGGCGAGCAGGCCCGCGATGACCTGGGCGGCCAGATCGTCGGGTCGGACGGCGCGCAGTGCCCCGCGCAGTCGGCCGATCGGGGTGCGACGGGCGGCGACGAAGTGGACGGCACGCATGGTCGGGCTCCTCGGAGGGGACGGGCGGCGGGATGGTCGGGCGGAAGGTGGGGTGCGCTCGGCGCCCGTGGGATCGGTCCGCCGCGGCAGGAACGGCGGCCCTCGGCAGGCGGCGCCGACCTATCTGAAGGCGCCGATGCCGGTCAGCGCCCGGCCGATGATCAGCTGTTGGATCTCGGTGGTGCCTTCGTAGAGCGTGGTGACGCGGGCGTCCCGCAGATACTTGGCCACCGGGAACTCGTCGAGATAGCCCGCGCCGCCGAAGACCTGCACCGCGTTGTCGGCGGCGCGCACGGCGGCCTCGCTGGCGAAGAGCTTGGCCATCGAGGACTCGGTCTCGAAGGGCTGGCCACGGTCCAGGAGATCGGCCACCCGCCAGACCAGCAGGCGCGCGGCGGCGGCGTCCACGGCGATCGAGGCGATCAGTCGTTGCACGAGCTGGTGGCCCGCGACGGGCTTGCCGAACTGCTCGCGCTCTCGGGAGTAGGCCACCGCGGCGTCGAGTGCGCCCTGCGCCACTCCGACGCACCCGGCCGCCACCGACATCCGGCCCTTGGCCAGGGCGGACATCGCGATGCCGAAGCCCCGGTCGACCTCGCCCAGCCGGGCGGAGTCGGGCAGCAGCACGTCGTCGAAGGTCAGCTCGGCGGTCGCCTGGCCGCGCAGGCCGAGTTTGCCGTGGATCTCGCGGCGGGTCAGACCGGGGGAGTCGGCGGGCACCAGGAACGCCGTGATCCCC
The Actinoalloteichus fjordicus DNA segment above includes these coding regions:
- a CDS encoding thiolase family protein: MRAVHFVAARRTPIGRLRGALRAVRPDDLAAQVIAGLLADVPAMDPARIDDVYWGAANQSGEDNRNVARMAVLLAGLPDSVPGATVNRLCASGLEAVITGARAIAAGEAEVVLAGGSESMSRAPFVLPRPADGLPHTMELADTRLGWRLVNEKAGERHGVLAMGETAEEVATRCSISRERQDAFALRSHRRAAEARAAGRFDDELLPVRTPDGDLVDADEGIREDTSPARLASLRPAFRAGGTVTAGNSSPLNDGAAGLLLVSDSALADLGVTPFGRYAGGASVGVHPDVMGLGPVPAVRAVTARTGRRVADLDAVEVNEAFAAQTLAVVDALDLPAELVNPDGGAIALGHPLGCSGARILTTLLHRMRRTGARRGLATLCVGVGQGTAMLIDRD
- a CDS encoding acyl-CoA dehydrogenase family protein, translated to MDLTLSSEQAALRRLAADFVDREVVPHAADWDRRESIDLELIPRLGEVGFLGMTIPESYGGSGGDHLSYCLVLEELGRADSSVRGVVSVSLGLVAASILAYGTEAQRRWWLPRLCSGEALGCFALSEPDTGSDAGSLRTRASRQDDGWLLTGAKTFITNGTWAQVCVVFARTGGPGPRGITAFLVPADSPGLTRREIHGKLGLRGQATAELTFDDVLLPDSARLGEVDRGFGIAMSALAKGRMSVAAGCVGVAQGALDAAVAYSREREQFGKPVAGHQLVQRLIASIAVDAAAARLLVWRVADLLDRGQPFETESSMAKLFASEAAVRAADNAVQVFGGAGYLDEFPVAKYLRDARVTTLYEGTTEIQQLIIGRALTGIGAFR
- the fabG gene encoding 3-oxoacyl-ACP reductase FabG; translated protein: MSRFAERIAVVTGAAQGIGAATARRLAADGASVAVVDLTEDRARPVAAEIVEAGGTAVAIGCDVAVERDVAAMTAQVLDRFGRLDILVNNAGITRDNLLFKMPAAEWDAVISTNLTSMFLCCHAAQQPMVAAGYGRIVNLSSRSALGARGQVNYAAAKAGVQGLTATLAIELGPFGVTVNAVAPGYIATAMTAATAQRVGLEADDHQQRAATQIPLRRVGQPTEVAEVIAFLASDAASYVSGQTLYVNGGAR